In bacterium, a genomic segment contains:
- a CDS encoding chromosome segregation protein SMC — translation DYLRTAASGRSSFIPMEVRSMAEEGARPEGEGVIGPISQFVRMNDDYRNIAGYLMNDVVLVEDLERALGLWRTGRYNKTFVTRDGCVVDPSGVISGGSSAGVEEQLVAQKRRAKELAEEVGRLSGEFTRAEGEAAKLRDRVKSIEEHLEGLRRDSHGEDIKFVSQERDCERLDEEKKRLEAERDSLTVESAALAEELRRIENESIEAELALEAHRTDRREAEARLAESQETLSTVTTELGGRDQKLTDFKVELAQAEERQGSAARELEGLILQKKISLLAAGRRSAEFSQSEQRDKVLERELESLRVDMDLAVRAVAKLSESQHVCQERYDQGQSALREKELSIRDVRRRHDDALAKVHGLELKLTEMRAGERYLVDGIRERYHLDLPSIESEYYTEGLDLEAEEQAVAELKDKLDNIGPVNVDAIKEFDELSERQVFLSKQHEDLSLSLENLSKAINKINRTSRQRFGRAFEAVNEQFSALFPKLFRGGRASLVLTDEENLLETGIEIVAQPPGKKLQSITLLSGGEKALTAVALIFSIFLIKPSPFCLLDEVDAPLDDANIDRFNDLIRSMTPHSQFILITHNKRTMELADLLYGVTMEEAGVSKLVSVRLAKDRDEENKVA, via the coding sequence TAGACTATCTCCGCACCGCAGCCAGCGGCCGCAGCAGCTTCATTCCCATGGAAGTCCGCAGCATGGCCGAGGAGGGCGCCCGTCCCGAGGGCGAGGGCGTGATAGGCCCCATCTCCCAGTTCGTGCGCATGAACGACGACTACCGCAACATCGCCGGCTATCTCATGAACGACGTGGTCCTGGTGGAGGACCTCGAACGCGCGCTGGGGCTCTGGCGCACGGGCCGCTACAACAAGACCTTCGTGACGCGCGACGGCTGCGTGGTCGATCCCTCCGGCGTCATCAGCGGCGGGTCGAGCGCCGGCGTCGAGGAGCAGCTCGTGGCCCAGAAACGCAGGGCGAAGGAGCTCGCGGAAGAGGTCGGCCGTCTCTCGGGCGAGTTCACCCGCGCCGAGGGCGAGGCCGCGAAATTGCGCGATCGCGTGAAGTCGATAGAGGAGCACCTGGAGGGACTGCGCCGCGATTCGCACGGCGAGGACATAAAGTTCGTCAGCCAGGAGCGCGATTGCGAGAGACTCGATGAGGAGAAGAAGAGGCTCGAGGCCGAGCGCGATTCACTCACGGTCGAGAGCGCGGCTCTGGCCGAGGAGCTGCGCAGGATAGAGAACGAGAGCATCGAGGCGGAGCTGGCGCTCGAAGCGCACCGGACTGATCGCAGGGAGGCTGAGGCCCGTCTCGCCGAGTCGCAGGAGACGCTCTCGACGGTGACCACGGAGTTGGGCGGCCGCGACCAGAAGCTCACCGATTTCAAAGTGGAGTTGGCTCAGGCCGAGGAGAGGCAGGGATCGGCGGCCAGGGAGCTGGAGGGGCTGATACTCCAGAAGAAGATATCGCTGCTCGCCGCGGGCCGGCGTTCCGCGGAGTTCTCTCAGTCGGAGCAGCGCGACAAGGTGCTCGAACGCGAGCTGGAGTCGCTCAGGGTCGACATGGATCTCGCCGTAAGGGCGGTGGCGAAGCTCTCCGAGTCGCAGCATGTCTGCCAGGAGCGCTACGACCAGGGCCAGTCAGCTCTGCGCGAGAAGGAGCTGTCGATACGCGACGTCCGCCGCCGCCACGACGACGCCCTCGCTAAGGTCCACGGGCTCGAGCTCAAGCTGACGGAGATGAGGGCCGGCGAACGATACCTCGTGGACGGCATCCGCGAACGCTATCATCTGGACCTTCCGTCGATCGAGTCGGAGTATTACACAGAAGGGCTCGATCTCGAAGCCGAGGAACAGGCGGTCGCGGAACTCAAGGACAAGCTCGACAATATAGGGCCGGTGAACGTCGACGCCATCAAGGAATTCGACGAGCTCTCCGAGAGGCAGGTGTTCCTCTCCAAGCAGCACGAGGACCTCTCCCTCTCGCTCGAGAACCTCTCCAAGGCGATCAACAAGATCAACCGCACCAGCCGCCAGCGCTTCGGAAGGGCCTTCGAGGCGGTGAACGAGCAGTTTTCCGCGCTCTTCCCCAAGCTCTTCCGCGGAGGCAGGGCGAGCCTCGTGCTCACCGACGAGGAGAACCTGCTCGAGACCGGCATCGAGATCGTCGCTCAGCCCCCGGGCAAGAAGCTGCAGTCGATAACCCTGCTCTCCGGCGGAGAGAAGGCGCTCACCGCTGTGGCGCTCATCTTCTCCATATTCCTCATCAAGCCGTCGCCTTTCTGCCTGCTCGACGAGGTGGATGCGCCCCTTGACGACGCGAACATCGACCGCTTCAACGACCTCATACGCTCCATGACTCCGCACTCGCAGTTCATACTCATCACGCACAACAAGCGGACCATGGAGCTCGCGGACCTGCTCTACGGCGTCACTATGGAGGAGGCCGGCGTCTCCAAACTCGTCTCTGTGCGTCTGGCCAAGGACAGGGACGAGGAGAACAAGGTCGCCTGA
- the ftsY gene encoding signal recognition particle-docking protein FtsY: MNRIYIIAGFLGLAAMFCAFIAARKRRAGSAPLTVSAPMRLGFSGGLAALLGRGSLNDGFWSELESALISADAGLPVTQHLMASVKSQSTPAEVRRKLADEMIGMLRKGRALEQGRPHVVVVLGVNGVGKTTTIAKLARAHIDEGRRVLLVACDTFRAAATEQLAEWAKRLGCEIVSQQPGADPASVAYDGVARAAARGHEVVIIDTAGRLHTKQNLMEELKKISRVTGKACLGAPHEKIVVIDGTVGGNGLAQAREFHAAVGLTGAVVTKLDGTAKGGVLLAISRELGIPITHVGVGEGIRDLKPFDAREFVDSIIA, from the coding sequence GTGAATCGAATCTATATCATCGCAGGGTTTCTAGGTCTGGCCGCAATGTTCTGTGCCTTCATCGCCGCCAGGAAGAGGAGGGCCGGTTCCGCCCCTCTGACGGTGAGCGCCCCCATGCGCCTCGGTTTCAGCGGTGGGCTGGCCGCGCTGCTCGGCCGCGGGTCGCTGAACGACGGTTTCTGGTCCGAGCTGGAGTCCGCGCTCATCTCCGCAGACGCAGGACTTCCCGTCACCCAGCACCTGATGGCCAGCGTGAAATCCCAGAGCACGCCTGCGGAGGTAAGGCGGAAACTCGCCGATGAGATGATCGGCATGCTGCGCAAAGGCCGGGCGCTTGAGCAGGGCAGGCCGCACGTCGTGGTGGTGCTGGGTGTGAACGGCGTCGGCAAGACCACCACGATCGCCAAACTGGCACGCGCGCATATCGACGAGGGGAGACGGGTGCTGCTGGTCGCGTGCGACACGTTCCGCGCCGCTGCGACGGAGCAGCTCGCGGAGTGGGCGAAGAGGCTCGGCTGCGAGATCGTTTCGCAGCAGCCGGGCGCGGACCCTGCCTCGGTCGCGTACGACGGCGTCGCCAGGGCCGCGGCCAGGGGCCATGAGGTGGTCATCATAGACACAGCGGGCAGGCTGCACACGAAGCAGAATCTGATGGAGGAGCTCAAAAAAATATCGCGCGTTACGGGTAAGGCGTGCCTTGGCGCGCCTCACGAGAAGATCGTGGTGATCGACGGCACGGTAGGGGGAAATGGGCTCGCGCAGGCCCGCGAATTCCACGCCGCGGTCGGGCTCACGGGGGCCGTGGTGACCAAGCTCGACGGGACCGCCAAGGGCGGGGTCCTGCTCGCGATCTCGCGCGAGCTGGGTATCCCCATCACCCACGTCGGCGTGGGCGAGGGGATTCGCGATCTCAAACCGTTCGACGCGAGGGAGTTCGTCGACTCCATCATCGCATGA
- a CDS encoding class I SAM-dependent RNA methyltransferase gives MRISIEKMVHGGMGLGSADGLKVFVPFSAPGDLLEVEATAERHGFVEAKIISIEKPAPCRVEPRCPVFGRCGGCQWQHMEYAEQLKWKRLILVEQLERIGKVRDPNVLSPIPSPAQWHYRNRMQLHVDSKGRVGFYRPKSKEVVEFSECAIAAEDLNRELNLRREEFSRRDRGIALRLSPGGAFSQINSGQNENLKRLVCEWLMDVPHESVLELHAGSGNFSFALAGVAGEVVATEIDGRAVEAAEKAQAELGLCNLEFRRMSAERAVRRFAGGRDALLLDPPRKGCPEAIDAIVRAAPRTVLYISCDPATLSRDVHALVSSGYDLVRAAPVDMFPQTFHIEALAMLARR, from the coding sequence ATGAGGATATCCATAGAAAAGATGGTCCACGGCGGCATGGGGCTGGGCAGCGCGGACGGCCTCAAGGTCTTCGTTCCTTTCTCCGCGCCAGGGGATCTCCTGGAGGTCGAGGCCACGGCGGAGCGCCACGGCTTCGTCGAGGCCAAGATCATCTCGATAGAGAAGCCCGCACCCTGCAGGGTCGAACCCCGATGCCCGGTCTTCGGCCGATGCGGAGGCTGCCAGTGGCAGCACATGGAATACGCCGAGCAGCTCAAGTGGAAGCGGCTCATCCTCGTCGAGCAACTCGAGCGGATAGGTAAGGTGCGCGATCCCAACGTGTTGTCCCCGATCCCTTCGCCTGCGCAATGGCACTATCGGAATCGCATGCAGCTTCACGTGGATTCGAAGGGCCGCGTGGGTTTCTACAGGCCGAAGTCCAAGGAGGTCGTGGAGTTCTCGGAGTGCGCGATTGCGGCGGAGGATCTGAACCGCGAGCTCAACCTTCGCAGGGAGGAATTCTCCAGGCGCGACCGAGGGATCGCGCTCAGGCTGAGCCCGGGCGGCGCTTTTTCGCAGATCAACAGCGGCCAGAACGAGAACCTGAAGAGGCTCGTCTGCGAATGGCTCATGGATGTCCCGCACGAGAGCGTGCTGGAGCTGCATGCCGGCTCGGGAAACTTCTCTTTCGCCCTCGCGGGCGTGGCGGGCGAGGTCGTTGCGACCGAGATCGACGGCCGCGCGGTGGAGGCGGCGGAGAAGGCGCAGGCCGAGCTGGGCCTCTGCAACCTGGAGTTTCGAAGGATGAGCGCCGAGCGCGCGGTCCGGCGCTTCGCCGGCGGCAGGGACGCGCTCCTGCTCGATCCGCCACGGAAGGGGTGCCCCGAGGCGATCGACGCCATCGTCCGCGCCGCCCCCAGGACCGTGCTGTACATATCGTGCGATCCAGCCACGCTTTCCCGCGACGTTCACGCGCTCGTGAGCTCGGGCTATGATCTCGTCCGAGCGGCGCCGGTGGACATGTTCCCCCAGACCTTCCACATCGAGGCCCTTGCCATGCTGGCGCGCAGATGA
- the rpsU gene encoding 30S ribosomal protein S21, which yields MPGIRVRDGETFEQALRRFKKQCEKAGILSEVRKREYYEKPSVKEKRKREAAKKKKVRRF from the coding sequence ATGCCGGGAATCAGAGTCCGCGACGGAGAGACCTTTGAACAGGCCCTTCGCCGTTTCAAGAAGCAGTGCGAGAAGGCGGGGATACTCTCGGAGGTGCGCAAGCGCGAGTACTATGAGAAGCCCTCTGTGAAGGAAAAGCGCAAGCGCGAGGCTGCGAAGAAGAAGAAAGTCCGTCGTTTCTGA
- a CDS encoding GatB/YqeY domain-containing protein, which produces MSLKQKINEQTKAAMKSREPLKVDCLRFISSAIKNKEIEKRGELDDVEISKVLATLAKQRGESIELYKKGGRLELVEKEEAELAIIQSFLPKPLSDEELAKAVAETIAEVGAAGPADMGKVMKAIGPKTAGRVDGKKVSEAVKAMLSGK; this is translated from the coding sequence GTGTCTCTGAAGCAGAAGATCAACGAGCAGACGAAGGCGGCGATGAAGTCGAGGGAGCCACTCAAGGTGGACTGTCTCAGGTTCATCTCTTCCGCCATCAAGAACAAGGAGATCGAGAAGCGCGGGGAGCTCGACGACGTCGAGATCTCCAAGGTGCTTGCAACCCTCGCGAAACAGCGCGGCGAGTCGATCGAATTGTACAAAAAAGGCGGCCGCCTGGAGCTCGTTGAAAAGGAAGAGGCCGAGCTCGCAATTATTCAATCTTTTCTTCCCAAGCCCCTATCCGACGAGGAGCTGGCAAAGGCGGTGGCAGAGACCATCGCCGAGGTCGGCGCCGCGGGTCCGGCAGACATGGGCAAGGTCATGAAGGCGATCGGGCCCAAGACCGCCGGCCGCGTCGACGGCAAAAAGGTGAGCGAAGCGGTCAAGGCCATGCTCTCGGGGAAATAG